The window TTCTTACAGAAATCTTTCTTTTAGAAAAAACATCGGTACCGATAAAGACCGAGCCATTATCCTTGAGGGCTCTTTTCGTCTTTATCCTTTTGATTCAGCAACGCTGGAAAAAGAAGCCCAAGAGATTCTGCGAATGAGAAAAAAAAAGCAGCCCATTAACCTTCCCAGCGCAGGAAGTTTTTTTAAAAATCCTCCACAGGGAAAATCTGCCGGCCGGCTTATTGAACAAGCAGGATTAAAAGGAAAAATAATCGGGGGAGCGCAAGTTTCCCCTAAGCATGCAAATTTCATCATAAACACAGAGCGGGCATCTGCTTCAGACATACTTCGACTGATGGAATTTGTTCAGCAAACCGTATTTAAAACTTTCAACATTGAACTTGAACCAGAGGTGAAAATTGTTGGGTCGTAAGCCTATCCGACCGAATCATTACCGGCGGCCTGCAAAAAAGAAGGATAGATATCCTTCGGATTTACTGCGTACGCTTTATAAAGCAACAGCGGGACTAGCTGTTTTATGCGTGATAAGCAGCGTCTTTGTATTCATTTACGATTTCATCATCCAGTGTGACTGTTTTGAAGCAAAAAACCTGACCGTTAGCGGAAATCACATGTTTTCCGACAAACAGATCATCCATCAGGCAAATCTTAAAAACGGAGTCAATATTTTTTGGGTTAACCTGGCAATCGCTAAAAAAAGACTTCTGGCGCACCCTTGGATTGAAGAAGCCGATATCAGCAGAAAACTTCCTGCCGGCATAAATATCAGCATAAAAGAACATCAAGCTGTGGCAATTGTCGACTTTGGACGTCGTTTTCTTATAAATGATAAGGGAAAGATGTTTAAAGAATGGGCTGCCGGAGACCCGGATGCTCTTCCGGTCATTAACGGGCTTAGATATTCTGATATTTCTATTGCTTCTGAACTGTGCTCACATGACAGGAAAAAAAGTAACATATCTTTATACATGAGAGAACGCAGCAACCCGTTTGAGGCTGTAATGGATATTTTACGCCTGGGTCAAAGGGCTGAAAGCGTTCTTCCCAATAAAAGCATCAGACAAATTATGGTGGACAAAGAAATAGGAATTACAATTTATGCGTTCAATAAAATTAAAGAAATAAAGCTGGGATATAAAAATTATGCGGATAAATATGATCTGCTACAAAAAGTACTTCTTTATATAAAAAAAATAAATCGCTTTCAAGATCCGGTTTCAATCGACTTGAATAACTTTAATCGTGTGGTAGTGAATCTGGCGAGATGAAGCATGTAAAACATTTGGTAACCGTTGGACAGTCGCCATCTAGTTTTAATGCCATAAGGAGGTTAAAATGCAGGAACAGGAAAATATTGTTGTCGGGCTTGACATAGGGACAACGAAAATCTGCGCCGTAGTTGGCGAAGTCTCCAAAAATGAAATAAATATTATCGGTATTGGAACACATCCTTCCATCGGGCTTAGAAAGGGCGTGGTGGTAAACATAGAATCAACCGTTGAATCGATAAAAAAGGCAGTGGAAGAGGCGGAACTTATGTCCGGATGTGAAATCTCATCCGTATATGCCGGTATTGCAGGCGGCCATATTACCGGTTTTAACAGCCGTGGAATTGTTGCCATTAAAGGATCGGAAATCACCGAAAATGATGTTGACCGGGTGATCGATGCAGCACGTGCTGTGGCAATTCCCATGGACCGCGAAGTGATACATGTTCTTCCCCAGGAATTCATGGTGGATGATGAGCCGGGCATTCAGAATCCTGTAGGTATGGCAGGTGTCAGGCTTGAAGCAAAGATCCATATCGTCACCGGTGCGGTGACATCTGCCCATAACATTGTCAAATGTGCAAACCGGTCCGGTCTTGATGTGTATGACATTGTCCTCGAATCGCTGGCTTCGGGTGAAGCGGTACTCACCGATGAAGAAAAGGATCTGGGCACGGCCCTTTTAGACCTGGGTGGAGGAACAACAGATCTGGCGATTTTTTCTGCTAAAAATATCAAGCATACATTTGTACTTGGTCTTGGCGGTAATAACCTTACCAACGATATTGCAGTCGGCTTACGTGCGACTCATGCGGATGCGGAAAAGATAAAAATGAAATACGGAACTTGTATTTCCAGTAGTATAAACAGCGAAGAAACCATTGAGGTTCCGGGTATGGGAGGACGTGAATCGAGAAAACTGCCAAGACAGATTCTGGGTGAAATATTAGAGCCGCGTATGGAAGAAATCTTTGCCCTGGTGCAAAGGGAAATATACAGAGCGGGAATGGAGAATCTTATTCCCTCCGGAATGGTTATTACCGGAGGTACGGCACTCCTTGACGGTGTGGTCGATGTAGCCGAATCAATATTTGACCTTCCCACACGCCTTGGGAAGCCAAGGGCGATCAGTGGTCTCGTCGATGTGGTTAATAATCCGATGTATGCCACCGGGGTCGGGCTGGTTTTATATGGTGCCAAAAACAAAACAAAGGATAAATTCAGGATTCGCGATAATAATATTTTCAACCGTATCATCGGACGGATGAAAAAATGGTTTAAGGACGTGGTCTAATAAGTGACTAAAGTGTCTAAAATGAGCTAAAGTGACTGAAGTTAACGTGTTTCATCGTAAACGCCACACGATGTGAGTTACGGGTTTCGTGGTACGAGTTATAAAAAGGGATTATTTCCGATTAACAACTCGCAACCCGCAACTCGTAACATGGGCCAATCAATTCGGCATAGTCGTTTGTCTCTGGCCGGGCCCAAAGGATCAGTTTTTTGAGGTAAAAATAAATGCTTATCATTAACACTCTTTAAACGGGAGGTGGGGAAATGTTTACATATGTAGACAATGAAAAATCAGCTAAAATCAAGGTTATTGGGGTCGGCGGAGCTGGAGGCAATGCCATTAACAACATGATTATGTCCAAGCTCCAGGGGGTGAAATTTATTACAGCCAACACCGATGCACAGTCCCTTGAAATTTCAAATGCACCTGTCAAAATCCAGTTGGGGGAAGAACTCACTCAAGGGCTGGGGGCGGGCGCCAATCCAGAAATCGGGAGGGAAGCAGCCATCGAAAGCCGTGATGCCATCGCCAATGCGCTTGAAGGCAGCCACATGGTGTTTATCACAGCAGGATTCGGCGGCGGCACCGGCACCGGCGCTGCCCCGGTAATTGCAGAAATATGTAAAGATATTGGAGCACTGACAGTTGCCGTGGTGACGAAACCGTTTTCATTTGAAGGGAAAAAACGGGCAAAGCAGGCAGAAGAAGGGATAGATGCATTAAAGCTGGTTGTCGATACAGCCATTACCATTCCGAATGACAGGTTAAGAGGAGTGGCCTCAAAAAATGCAACCATGCTGGAAATGTTCAGGAAAGCGGACGAAGTTTTGCTCCATTCAGTTAAGGGGATCACCGATCTAATCATGATGCCGGGATTGGTAAATCTTGACTTTGCCGATGTAAAGACGACTATGTCCAAGGCCGGTATGGCTATTATGGGTATCGGAATTGCAAGTGGTGATGACCGTGCAACAATGGCCGCTGAACGTGCCATTTCTCATCCTCTTCTTGAAGATATCTCTATTTCGGGCGCACGCGGTGTTTTAATGAACATAACCAGCACCAGTGACTTGACGATGGAAGAAATGACCGAAGCATCCGATCGGATATATAACGAAGTCGGAGATGATGCGGATATTATCTGGGGCGCGGTTGTGGAAGATAGCCTTGGCGATGAAATGAGGGTGACCGTCATTGCCACGGGAATCGGTTCTGAACCTGAGCTATCTCAAAACCACATGGAACTTGCACGCAAAGGTAAAGTCCGGGATATTACTCAGTCTGATCTACAGAATGCACAGAACCTAGATGTCCCTACCTTTATCCGCAGGCAGGAAGCGGTCGGCGAATCCGGAGGTGCAACATACAGGGGCCATAAAGGACTTGTCATCGATAACAACGATCTTGATGTGCCGACCTTTTTAAGAAGGAAAGCGGATTAAGGGCTAAAGCTGAGTGATTGATGATTGATTCATATGGGCAAATAAGGTATCTTTACTCCAGAGATACTTAAAAAAATCATTATCACTGATGGCTAAAAAAACACCTGAAAGATTTGTTGATACAGAGATCGGTACAATACACAAAAACACCGGCGGACGTATCAAGGTAGCACTGGGTTATCCGAACAGATATCATGTCGGCATGTCGAATCTTGGCTTTCAAACAACCTATCGGCTGCTCAACGAAATTGAGCCGGTTGCTTGCGAAAGATTTTTCCAGCCGGAAAACGCCCGCCAGGCAACCGGCCGGATAACAACTATAGAATCCGGAATTCCGGTTTCTGAATTCGATATCATCGCTTTTTCCGTTTCATTTGAAAATGATTATCCAAATATTGCGGCCCTCCTCGCAAAGGCAGGTCTCCCGCTGCAATCGAATGACAGAGGAACCCCCCACCCCCTCGTCATTGCAGGGGGAGTCGCCTGCTTTTTAAATCCGGAACCCATTTCTGAATACATTGACCTCTTTCTCATCGGTGAAGCTGAAGAGATGCTCTTTGACTTTTTCGAGTTTTATCAGCCGGATACAAATAAGAAAATATGCCTTCAAACCATTGCCCAGAATGTGCCGGGCGCATATGTACCTGCATTTTACAAGCCTTCTTATAATAATGACGGTACCCTCGCCTCTGTTAAACCAGTCTGCGATGTTCCGGAAAAAATCACCCGTCCCTTTGTAAAAGATCTTTCTCATGAATCGACTTGCAGCACAATCATCACGCCGAACACAACCTTTGACAGTACTTTTTTAATCGAAGTCAGCAGGGGATGCCCGCATGGATGTCGTTTCTGCAGTGCCGGGTTTATATACAGACCGCCAAGATTCAGACCCATCGGGCTCCTTAAAGAAAATATGAATTGGGGAATGGCCATGACCAATAAAATCGGTCTGGTCGGCGCTTCCGTATCAGACCTTCCGGGTATCGGAAAAATTTGCCAGCAGGCCCTGAAAAAGGATATCAGGATATCATTCAGCTCATTCAGAGCCGATGCACTGTCTTCCGAGCTTCTTTCGGTACTCAGTAAAAGTAAAATTAAAACCGCCACCATTGCCCCAGATGCCGGTTCTGAGCGTTTGCGCAAGGTAATTAACAAAGGAATTACTGAGGAAGATATTCTTGCAGCAACCGAAACCCTGGTTAAAAACGGCATTTTCAATTTAAAGCTATATTTCATGGTAGGACTCCCCACTGAAACCATGGATGATGTCGATGAAATCATGGCACTGTGTAAAAAAATTAAACACCGGTTTTTAAAGTCCAGCCGGCCCCAAAAGCGTATGGGTGAAATAACAGTAAGCCT is drawn from Thermodesulfobacteriota bacterium and contains these coding sequences:
- a CDS encoding TIGR03960 family B12-binding radical SAM protein, translating into MAKKTPERFVDTEIGTIHKNTGGRIKVALGYPNRYHVGMSNLGFQTTYRLLNEIEPVACERFFQPENARQATGRITTIESGIPVSEFDIIAFSVSFENDYPNIAALLAKAGLPLQSNDRGTPHPLVIAGGVACFLNPEPISEYIDLFLIGEAEEMLFDFFEFYQPDTNKKICLQTIAQNVPGAYVPAFYKPSYNNDGTLASVKPVCDVPEKITRPFVKDLSHESTCSTIITPNTTFDSTFLIEVSRGCPHGCRFCSAGFIYRPPRFRPIGLLKENMNWGMAMTNKIGLVGASVSDLPGIGKICQQALKKDIRISFSSFRADALSSELLSVLSKSKIKTATIAPDAGSERLRKVINKGITEEDILAATETLVKNGIFNLKLYFMVGLPTETMDDVDEIMALCKKIKHRFLKSSRPQKRMGEITVSLNCFVPKPFTPFQWCAMEEVSTLKRKIKKIKTGLKKVANVRVNADIPRWAYIQALLSRGDRKVARILYLFQKTGANWAQTLKESPLNPDFYVLRKRSFGELFPWDFIDHGIKKNFLKKEYKKGLQAETSPPCPMESCNICGVCNEKTQKPYPPI
- the ftsA gene encoding cell division protein FtsA, encoding MQEQENIVVGLDIGTTKICAVVGEVSKNEINIIGIGTHPSIGLRKGVVVNIESTVESIKKAVEEAELMSGCEISSVYAGIAGGHITGFNSRGIVAIKGSEITENDVDRVIDAARAVAIPMDREVIHVLPQEFMVDDEPGIQNPVGMAGVRLEAKIHIVTGAVTSAHNIVKCANRSGLDVYDIVLESLASGEAVLTDEEKDLGTALLDLGGGTTDLAIFSAKNIKHTFVLGLGGNNLTNDIAVGLRATHADAEKIKMKYGTCISSSINSEETIEVPGMGGRESRKLPRQILGEILEPRMEEIFALVQREIYRAGMENLIPSGMVITGGTALLDGVVDVAESIFDLPTRLGKPRAISGLVDVVNNPMYATGVGLVLYGAKNKTKDKFRIRDNNIFNRIIGRMKKWFKDVV
- the ftsZ gene encoding cell division protein FtsZ; protein product: MFTYVDNEKSAKIKVIGVGGAGGNAINNMIMSKLQGVKFITANTDAQSLEISNAPVKIQLGEELTQGLGAGANPEIGREAAIESRDAIANALEGSHMVFITAGFGGGTGTGAAPVIAEICKDIGALTVAVVTKPFSFEGKKRAKQAEEGIDALKLVVDTAITIPNDRLRGVASKNATMLEMFRKADEVLLHSVKGITDLIMMPGLVNLDFADVKTTMSKAGMAIMGIGIASGDDRATMAAERAISHPLLEDISISGARGVLMNITSTSDLTMEEMTEASDRIYNEVGDDADIIWGAVVEDSLGDEMRVTVIATGIGSEPELSQNHMELARKGKVRDITQSDLQNAQNLDVPTFIRRQEAVGESGGATYRGHKGLVIDNNDLDVPTFLRRKAD
- a CDS encoding FtsQ-type POTRA domain-containing protein, with protein sequence MGRKPIRPNHYRRPAKKKDRYPSDLLRTLYKATAGLAVLCVISSVFVFIYDFIIQCDCFEAKNLTVSGNHMFSDKQIIHQANLKNGVNIFWVNLAIAKKRLLAHPWIEEADISRKLPAGINISIKEHQAVAIVDFGRRFLINDKGKMFKEWAAGDPDALPVINGLRYSDISIASELCSHDRKKSNISLYMRERSNPFEAVMDILRLGQRAESVLPNKSIRQIMVDKEIGITIYAFNKIKEIKLGYKNYADKYDLLQKVLLYIKKINRFQDPVSIDLNNFNRVVVNLAR